In a single window of the Thermofilum uzonense genome:
- a CDS encoding FAD-dependent monooxygenase, which produces MLRVVVIGVGPAGAAALRRLEELGVKAIGIERKKSLETPTVCGEFLPEPTAISFISNKPSVKKAYQYIALARKLNTFREVHLEIEGIKTFKMKIPGFTVNRKELVEKLAGNSELILGDDIVSVLKTPDGYLIKTRKGVSIESEYIIAADGFPSTTRRIVNCPARLSEVDLALGINVKAETPNMDKKIVYMYASPKTPGGYAWIIPYNGSVSNVGVGIRYNFVKKGENISYLLEEFIRLNPKGFLTDYSLLEAPRSRWIPVSGFYGSPVCGHVLFAGDSLGATNPINGGGIFTSMSLGILAADAVWLDNPTVYEQRAWNEIGSILEIGRAYRKLVDWFFENWSYAKIISLLPNTLITRIIKGEKTLLYPLLTLGTRS; this is translated from the coding sequence ATGCTCAGGGTTGTAGTCATAGGCGTTGGACCAGCAGGCGCCGCTGCGTTAAGACGTCTAGAAGAACTTGGTGTGAAAGCCATAGGAATAGAGAGGAAAAAAAGTCTGGAAACACCAACTGTGTGCGGTGAGTTTCTACCTGAGCCAACTGCAATATCTTTCATCTCTAACAAGCCGTCTGTTAAGAAAGCCTATCAGTATATCGCTCTTGCCCGTAAGCTAAACACCTTTAGGGAAGTTCACCTTGAGATAGAAGGAATAAAGACTTTCAAGATGAAGATTCCTGGCTTCACAGTAAACCGTAAGGAACTAGTCGAGAAACTAGCCGGCAACTCCGAGTTGATTCTTGGAGATGACATCGTTTCCGTTTTAAAAACTCCCGATGGATATCTAATCAAGACGCGTAAAGGTGTATCTATAGAATCCGAGTACATAATAGCGGCAGATGGTTTTCCATCTACGACTCGGAGAATCGTGAACTGTCCTGCCCGACTCAGCGAAGTGGATTTGGCTCTAGGCATTAACGTCAAAGCCGAAACCCCCAATATGGACAAAAAAATAGTTTACATGTATGCCTCGCCCAAAACACCCGGTGGTTATGCCTGGATAATACCATACAATGGGTCGGTTTCAAACGTAGGTGTAGGTATAAGGTATAACTTTGTAAAAAAGGGTGAAAACATCTCATATTTACTCGAGGAGTTTATACGACTTAATCCGAAGGGCTTTCTCACCGATTATAGCCTACTTGAAGCGCCGCGTTCAAGATGGATTCCCGTTTCAGGGTTTTACGGGTCGCCTGTCTGTGGCCACGTCCTCTTTGCCGGTGATTCTTTAGGAGCCACTAATCCAATCAACGGAGGTGGTATATTTACCTCTATGAGTCTAGGAATACTCGCCGCTGATGCAGTCTGGCTCGATAATCCAACTGTTTATGAACAGAGGGCCTGGAATGAAATAGGAAGCATCCTTGAAATCGGTAGAGCTTACCGAAAACTAGTTGACTGGTTTTTCGAAAACTGGAGTTACGCGAAAATTATCTCTTTGTTGCCGAATACATTAATCACAAGGATAATAAAAGGTGAAAAAACACTCCTTTATCCTCTACTTACTCTTGGAACAAGAAGCTAA
- a CDS encoding nucleotidyltransferase family protein, translating to MGELGNTVGVILCGGEGKRLRPLTYYFQKAMIPIGTQQKPLLEYIVRLMKYHGIRDIVMLVGYKGQQIVNYFNKGERYGVSISYVWDDPNYGGNGGALYNAYLKGVLDNAENVLIYYGDILSDINLADMIKFHEEKNFTSTLALSPNYRVAVGVAELEGDRVTKLVEKPFLGKPVTIGVLVVRRRALDYLSEIAENKKDIDIMGDLIGMFLQRNLRVGGYITSSFWFDLGTTEAYEKLEPAEVDQRFSFLFQE from the coding sequence ATGGGCGAACTAGGAAATACCGTTGGTGTCATTCTTTGCGGGGGTGAGGGAAAAAGGCTGCGACCTTTAACCTATTACTTTCAGAAAGCTATGATACCTATAGGCACGCAGCAAAAACCGCTCTTAGAATACATTGTACGTTTGATGAAGTATCATGGGATTAGAGACATTGTAATGCTTGTGGGGTACAAAGGTCAACAAATAGTCAATTACTTCAATAAAGGAGAGAGATATGGTGTAAGCATTTCTTATGTGTGGGATGACCCTAACTATGGAGGTAACGGTGGAGCCCTCTATAATGCTTACTTGAAGGGCGTCTTAGATAACGCGGAGAACGTTCTAATATATTATGGAGATATTCTCTCGGACATTAATCTCGCTGATATGATCAAGTTCCATGAGGAGAAAAACTTCACTTCAACGCTTGCATTGTCTCCAAATTATCGTGTTGCTGTCGGAGTAGCCGAGCTCGAAGGAGACAGAGTGACAAAACTTGTCGAAAAGCCATTCCTCGGCAAGCCGGTAACAATAGGAGTGCTAGTCGTAAGGAGGCGTGCGCTGGACTATCTGAGTGAGATAGCTGAGAACAAAAAGGATATTGACATTATGGGCGACTTAATAGGAATGTTCCTTCAACGGAATTTACGAGTAGGAGGCTATATAACTTCTAGCTTTTGGTTCGACTTAGGGACTACTGAAGCTTATGAGAAGCTCGAACCCGCAGAGGTCGATCAAAGGTTTAGCTTCTTGTTCCAAGAGTAA
- the eno gene encoding phosphopyruvate hydratase: MWEDDFDITKIRSRWVLDSRSNPTVETEVYTLAGGFGRAIVPSGASTGSHEALELRDGSREFHGRGVLKAVENVNTVIAREIIGMDSRRQEDIDKKMLDIDGTPNKSRLGANAILSVSLAVAHAASSTYGVPLYFYLGGMQAYLLPVPLMNIINGGKHAGNELKIQEFMIVPVGAKTFREALKMGSETYNSLRKILKEKYGSSAINVGDEGGFAPPMKNTREALDALIAAIKDSGYSPGKDIALALDAAASEFYDDKRNVYYLDGKEYSRENLINYYKELVQEYPIVSIEDPLHEEDFEGFAIATQELKIQIVGDDLFVTNVKRISKGIASRAANALLLKVNQIGTLTESLNAARLVTMNNYSLIISHRSGESEDVTISHIAVALNAGQIKTGAPARGERTAKYNELLRIEEELGSRATYPGIGIFKHYKLGSL; this comes from the coding sequence TTGTGGGAAGATGACTTTGATATAACAAAGATTAGATCCCGATGGGTTCTTGATTCACGCTCTAATCCTACCGTTGAAACAGAGGTTTATACGCTCGCAGGTGGTTTTGGAAGGGCTATAGTACCTTCAGGAGCATCTACAGGTTCCCACGAAGCACTAGAGTTGAGAGATGGATCCCGCGAATTTCACGGTCGGGGTGTTTTAAAAGCAGTCGAGAACGTGAATACGGTAATAGCGCGAGAGATAATAGGAATGGATTCACGCCGCCAAGAAGACATTGATAAGAAAATGTTAGATATTGACGGGACACCAAACAAATCAAGACTAGGGGCTAACGCAATCCTATCTGTTTCCCTAGCGGTAGCCCACGCAGCCTCAAGCACTTATGGTGTTCCTCTATACTTTTACCTAGGAGGAATGCAGGCCTATCTACTTCCAGTTCCCCTAATGAATATAATTAACGGCGGGAAGCACGCTGGTAACGAGCTGAAGATACAAGAATTCATGATAGTCCCGGTGGGCGCTAAAACTTTCCGTGAAGCCTTGAAAATGGGCAGCGAGACATATAATTCATTAAGAAAAATTTTGAAGGAAAAATACGGCAGCTCAGCCATAAATGTGGGCGACGAGGGAGGTTTTGCCCCTCCAATGAAAAACACACGTGAAGCGTTAGATGCCTTGATAGCAGCCATAAAGGACTCGGGTTATTCTCCCGGCAAAGACATCGCCCTTGCTCTCGATGCTGCAGCCTCAGAATTCTACGACGATAAGAGGAATGTTTATTATCTTGATGGCAAGGAATATTCTCGTGAGAACCTCATCAATTACTATAAAGAATTAGTGCAAGAGTATCCCATTGTTTCAATAGAGGATCCTCTCCACGAGGAAGACTTCGAAGGTTTCGCCATAGCGACGCAAGAGTTAAAGATACAAATCGTAGGGGATGATCTCTTTGTCACTAATGTTAAGAGGATATCAAAGGGCATTGCCTCAAGGGCTGCAAATGCGCTTCTCTTGAAGGTGAACCAGATAGGAACACTGACGGAATCATTAAATGCTGCGAGGCTTGTAACTATGAACAACTACTCTCTTATAATAAGTCATAGGAGTGGTGAAAGCGAGGACGTAACAATCTCGCATATAGCAGTTGCTCTAAATGCTGGGCAGATAAAAACTGGGGCGCCCGCTAGGGGGGAGAGAACAGCTAAGTATAATGAGCTCTTAAGGATTGAGGAGGAGCTAGGCTCTCGAGCCACCTACCCGGGCATAGGTATATTCAAACACTATAAGCTAGGCTCGTTGTAA
- a CDS encoding HD domain-containing protein: MSTLQDGTSKSIDEVKAILVLASYLHDVGNSIHREYHEMVGSLLAKDIVDRILQQIFPKIGGRRYMLRQEILSAIFSTEYDVRALTMEASIVKLADGLDMSEGRARLPYKMGKIDMHSLSALNIKHVEISPAEDVPILVSVYMDDLAGFFQVERVLMPKIESTKLKGLVRINIYNARGELVASIKTG, from the coding sequence ATGAGTACTTTGCAGGATGGAACATCTAAAAGCATCGATGAGGTAAAAGCGATACTCGTCCTTGCAAGTTACCTTCATGATGTTGGTAATTCTATTCACCGCGAATACCATGAAATGGTTGGAAGCCTCCTAGCTAAAGATATAGTTGATAGGATACTTCAACAAATATTTCCGAAAATTGGCGGAAGGCGTTACATGTTGCGCCAAGAGATACTCTCGGCAATATTCAGCACTGAATATGATGTGCGAGCATTAACGATGGAGGCCAGTATAGTGAAGCTCGCAGATGGATTAGACATGTCTGAAGGAAGAGCCAGACTGCCCTACAAGATGGGTAAGATTGACATGCATTCCCTATCGGCTCTTAACATTAAGCATGTTGAAATCTCTCCAGCAGAGGACGTTCCTATACTTGTATCAGTTTACATGGATGATCTGGCAGGTTTCTTTCAGGTGGAGCGCGTTCTCATGCCTAAGATTGAATCAACTAAGCTGAAAGGTCTAGTAAGGATAAACATCTATAACGCAAGAGGGGAGCTAGTAGCCTCTATAAAAACAGGCTAA
- a CDS encoding DegT/DnrJ/EryC1/StrS family aminotransferase gives MEVPAIEGGKPLREHFKEYYPSFTEYEKQLVLSVLESGRLASGLGKYVREFEESFARFIGVKHALALINGTAALHTAVASLGIGSGDEVITTPFSFVATATSILHNNAIPVFGDIELDTLNLDPETIPDKITNRTKAILVVHLAGHPAEMDEIMKIAREHDLAVIEDCAQAIGSEYKGRKVGSIGNIGGFSFYQSKNMTTGEGGMITTSDELLYRRAKLFIEHGSEERYYHTILGWNYRMTELQAALGLGQLKRIDELNHAREEIAKIYTDELESLDGYLLLLPKPKPHVKHTWHIYQVLLKLENLRVNRDRIVEAVRKENLLALVAYPRTIYENPLFQNLNAYGNGCPWSCPFYGAKITYKAGLSPKAEFAARSVVTLPTLAGMTAEDAIDTAKALKKVLIYYKK, from the coding sequence ATGGAAGTACCAGCCATCGAAGGAGGCAAGCCGCTGCGTGAACATTTTAAAGAGTATTACCCCTCATTCACCGAATACGAAAAACAATTAGTTTTATCCGTATTGGAATCCGGAAGACTAGCCTCTGGTCTAGGCAAGTATGTAAGAGAGTTTGAGGAGTCTTTTGCTAGATTCATAGGGGTTAAGCATGCCCTCGCACTTATAAATGGAACAGCCGCGCTCCACACTGCCGTGGCAAGCTTAGGGATTGGTTCCGGAGATGAAGTTATAACTACGCCCTTCAGCTTTGTGGCAACTGCCACCTCCATCCTTCACAACAACGCGATTCCGGTTTTCGGGGATATAGAGCTGGATACATTGAATCTTGACCCAGAAACGATACCTGACAAGATAACAAACAGAACTAAGGCGATACTCGTTGTCCATCTGGCTGGGCACCCCGCCGAAATGGATGAAATAATGAAAATAGCCCGGGAGCACGATCTAGCCGTCATAGAGGACTGTGCACAGGCTATCGGAAGCGAGTATAAAGGAAGAAAGGTAGGATCCATAGGAAACATTGGAGGTTTTAGCTTCTATCAATCCAAAAATATGACGACAGGAGAGGGAGGAATGATTACGACGTCAGACGAACTCCTTTACCGACGTGCAAAGCTTTTCATCGAGCATGGTTCTGAGGAAAGATACTATCACACCATTCTCGGATGGAACTACCGAATGACTGAGTTACAGGCTGCACTGGGCCTTGGCCAGTTAAAGAGGATTGACGAGTTGAATCATGCAAGAGAGGAAATAGCTAAAATCTACACAGATGAGCTGGAATCACTAGATGGGTACCTCTTACTACTGCCTAAACCTAAACCGCACGTAAAACATACGTGGCACATCTATCAGGTACTTTTAAAGCTGGAAAACCTGCGAGTAAATCGTGACCGAATAGTTGAGGCCGTAAGAAAGGAAAACCTTCTCGCACTAGTAGCCTATCCTAGAACTATATACGAGAACCCGTTATTTCAGAACCTGAATGCTTACGGTAATGGATGTCCATGGTCATGCCCGTTCTATGGAGCTAAGATCACATACAAGGCTGGCCTCTCTCCCAAAGCGGAGTTTGCCGCCCGAAGCGTCGTAACACTACCGACTCTAGCGGGTATGACAGCTGAAGATGCTATCGACACTGCAAAGGCATTAAAGAAAGTTTTAATATACTATAAAAAGTGA
- a CDS encoding acetate--CoA ligase family protein produces the protein MSHPIIEKALQDKRTLLSLSESLQILESYGLPVVDYVYIKSPEEATAIKGLSFPVVLKIDSPDIVHKTEAGAVKVGIRDADELKKSIEDMLSRIRRSHPDARINGFVIQEMVRGAQEVIIGGLKDEQFGPVIAFGIGGILVEVLKDVVFEIAPVTPEQALGMIRRIKGYQLLEGYRGLPKANVNLLADIISKASIMFTQLSSFISEMDLNPTFVSSDWVKIADARFKLNV, from the coding sequence GTGAGTCATCCAATAATCGAGAAAGCGTTACAGGATAAAAGAACCCTTCTCTCCCTCTCTGAATCTCTCCAAATACTAGAGAGCTATGGATTACCCGTCGTAGACTATGTTTACATTAAATCCCCTGAGGAGGCTACCGCAATTAAAGGTCTCTCTTTCCCTGTAGTTCTTAAAATAGATAGTCCTGACATTGTTCACAAGACTGAGGCGGGGGCAGTGAAGGTGGGTATAAGGGACGCAGATGAATTAAAGAAATCAATAGAGGATATGTTGTCCAGAATCCGCCGGAGCCATCCAGATGCTCGAATAAACGGATTTGTAATCCAGGAGATGGTCCGAGGGGCTCAAGAAGTAATAATAGGAGGATTAAAGGATGAACAGTTTGGTCCCGTGATAGCTTTTGGGATAGGCGGAATACTAGTAGAGGTTCTAAAAGATGTTGTGTTTGAGATAGCTCCCGTAACTCCTGAACAGGCCCTGGGGATGATTCGTAGGATCAAAGGTTACCAGTTACTCGAGGGGTATAGGGGGTTGCCTAAAGCCAACGTAAATCTCTTAGCAGATATTATTAGCAAGGCATCCATAATGTTTACTCAGCTTTCCTCTTTTATCTCCGAAATGGATCTTAACCCGACCTTTGTCTCCTCTGATTGGGTCAAGATTGCCGATGCACGGTTCAAGCTAAACGTTTAG
- a CDS encoding bifunctional nuclease family protein, producing MSGGEAERYLKAEVVGVYPVVIESSGAAFVMLLEAAEWKGKMLPIYIGVSEGLSIQNALSGVKMERPLTHDLLINILEALGVTIEKVTIDALLNNTVYTATLVLRKGEEGNSERIFIDARPSDSVALALRAGAPIYVAAHLEAYARSPEELGLKE from the coding sequence TTGAGTGGTGGTGAAGCCGAACGTTATTTGAAGGCTGAAGTTGTAGGGGTTTACCCTGTAGTTATCGAGTCATCAGGAGCAGCATTCGTGATGCTACTCGAAGCAGCTGAGTGGAAAGGTAAAATGCTGCCCATATACATCGGTGTCAGTGAAGGATTATCGATACAAAATGCTCTATCTGGAGTCAAGATGGAGAGGCCTCTAACGCATGATCTTCTAATAAATATTCTTGAAGCACTGGGAGTTACGATTGAAAAGGTGACAATAGATGCCTTGCTTAACAACACGGTATATACTGCAACCTTAGTACTGAGAAAAGGAGAAGAGGGAAACTCTGAGAGGATCTTCATAGACGCCAGGCCTAGTGATAGCGTTGCACTGGCTTTAAGAGCCGGCGCCCCTATATATGTAGCCGCCCATCTTGAAGCATATGCCCGGAGTCCTGAAGAACTGGGGTTGAAGGAATAA
- the xerA gene encoding site-specific tyrosine recombinase/integron integrase yields the protein MSGANQATGLSNDELVRLYISHLIARNRSERTIKSFRSILERFIGFLGSKSVMEVSVYDIDLFLAHLRQRGWKPDSLYTAAVAIKRFLEFIGKKDVLKDFELPRREKKLPRYLEPEEVKKMLEVAEDSKEKLIVLLLYTTGLRVAELVNIKKSDIDLEKNTIRVKGKGSKERYVYFPPGVTRLLAQELSRNSSEWLFPSSKNPNHHIHYTTVERILRNLGKKAGLGKRVTPHVLRHTFATISLASGLDIREIQELLGHSNLNTTQVYAHVSRERLKRDYEKVWGAFSGL from the coding sequence ATGAGCGGTGCAAATCAAGCAACAGGTCTTTCTAATGATGAACTGGTGAGACTTTACATATCTCATTTGATTGCTAGGAACAGGTCTGAGAGGACTATAAAGTCGTTCCGCAGTATTCTTGAAAGATTTATCGGTTTTCTCGGAAGTAAAAGTGTAATGGAAGTAAGCGTCTACGACATAGATCTCTTTCTAGCTCATCTGCGCCAAAGAGGTTGGAAGCCAGATAGCTTGTACACGGCTGCCGTTGCAATTAAAAGGTTCCTCGAATTTATAGGGAAGAAAGATGTTTTGAAAGACTTCGAACTCCCAAGACGCGAGAAGAAACTCCCTAGATACTTAGAACCCGAGGAAGTTAAAAAAATGCTCGAAGTAGCGGAAGACTCCAAGGAGAAGCTAATCGTGCTCCTCTTGTATACGACAGGCTTGAGAGTTGCCGAACTTGTAAACATTAAAAAATCAGATATAGATCTCGAGAAAAACACTATAAGAGTCAAGGGCAAAGGCTCCAAGGAACGTTACGTGTACTTTCCACCCGGCGTCACTCGACTCCTAGCGCAGGAGCTAAGCCGTAACAGCTCTGAGTGGCTTTTCCCATCTTCAAAGAATCCCAATCATCACATACATTACACTACAGTCGAGAGAATACTGAGAAATCTAGGTAAGAAGGCAGGCCTAGGAAAACGTGTCACACCGCACGTTTTGCGCCACACATTTGCAACCATAAGCCTTGCAAGTGGTCTGGACATCCGCGAGATACAGGAACTTCTCGGCCATTCTAATCTGAATACAACCCAGGTCTACGCTCATGTATCTCGTGAAAGATTAAAGAGAGACTATGAGAAGGTTTGGGGAGCTTTTTCAGGACTTTAA
- a CDS encoding cysteine hydrolase family protein, whose protein sequence is MPKHAVLIIDMLEEFVRGRLRAEKAEQIIPHIKRLLDYAHSKNIPVIHVIDQHYQNIDFEERLWGPHALKGSSESRIVSELTPSPGDFVIPKRRYDAFEYTDLDLLLRELGVDTLIVAGIHTHICVQQTVMGAFYRGYRVIVPLECVAAASDEWHKVGLQYMQNFAGAELVGLDTLLKRLEVELRANQVEIV, encoded by the coding sequence ATGCCCAAACATGCTGTTTTAATTATTGATATGCTCGAAGAATTTGTCCGGGGTCGTCTACGGGCAGAGAAAGCCGAACAGATAATCCCTCACATAAAGAGATTGCTTGATTATGCACATAGTAAGAACATCCCTGTTATACACGTGATAGATCAGCACTATCAGAACATAGATTTTGAGGAAAGATTATGGGGGCCCCATGCCTTGAAAGGCTCTAGTGAAAGCCGCATCGTTAGTGAGTTAACCCCATCTCCTGGAGACTTTGTTATTCCAAAGAGAAGATACGACGCTTTCGAGTACACGGACCTTGACCTTCTGTTACGAGAACTAGGAGTTGACACGCTGATAGTAGCAGGTATACACACTCACATATGCGTGCAGCAAACAGTCATGGGTGCTTTCTACAGGGGCTACAGGGTCATCGTACCTTTAGAGTGTGTGGCCGCAGCTAGCGATGAATGGCATAAGGTTGGCCTGCAGTATATGCAAAACTTCGCGGGAGCGGAGCTTGTTGGACTAGATACTCTGCTTAAACGGCTTGAGGTTGAACTACGGGCAAATCAGGTTGAAATCGTTTAA
- a CDS encoding winged helix-turn-helix transcriptional regulator, which yields MVLEIEVNFYFGYTLENRGLELGEEIDRKIIFTESDLILLALLEGEKKITDLRPSTGLSTTSIYNNIKKLLQYNLVEEDRKGAPGNRILRLTEKGHRIATLLKQLDEELKPKVVVLKPE from the coding sequence ATGGTTCTTGAAATAGAGGTTAATTTTTATTTCGGATATACTCTTGAAAATAGGGGGCTTGAATTGGGTGAAGAAATAGATAGAAAGATCATATTCACTGAAAGTGATCTTATTCTTCTCGCTCTGCTTGAAGGTGAAAAGAAGATTACCGATTTAAGGCCATCCACGGGCCTCTCAACAACCTCCATCTATAATAACATCAAGAAGCTCCTACAATATAACCTTGTAGAGGAAGATAGGAAAGGAGCTCCGGGTAACAGGATTTTACGTCTCACAGAAAAGGGGCACAGAATTGCAACGCTTTTAAAACAGTTAGATGAAGAGCTCAAACCCAAGGTCGTTGTACTCAAGCCTGAATGA
- the metG gene encoding methionine--tRNA ligase subunit beta, which translates to MSTIKLSDFQKLDIRVGRILEAQAIQKSDKLILLKVDIGSEVRQLVAGLRPYYKPEELVGKQIIVLANLEPKSLMGYTSQGMLLAAIDDGKPVLLVPEKEVKIGSKIG; encoded by the coding sequence ATGTCAACAATCAAACTATCTGATTTCCAGAAGCTCGATATACGTGTTGGTCGCATTCTTGAAGCCCAAGCTATACAGAAAAGTGATAAGCTTATTCTCTTAAAAGTGGATATTGGAAGCGAGGTCAGGCAGCTAGTAGCAGGTCTACGTCCATACTACAAGCCAGAAGAGCTTGTTGGCAAGCAAATAATTGTTCTTGCAAACCTCGAGCCTAAATCGCTAATGGGCTATACGTCTCAAGGGATGTTACTAGCAGCCATAGACGACGGAAAACCAGTTCTGCTGGTACCGGAAAAAGAAGTAAAGATCGGCTCAAAAATAGGATAA
- a CDS encoding ribbon-helix-helix domain-containing protein encodes MTTRNDLTSSYYVTNRGDYTSITKVISVKLPTGLIDALDQLIEKGYFQNRSDAIREAIRKLLSSYREMDTARFDRGLHLGIR; translated from the coding sequence ATGACAACACGCAACGATCTTACAAGCAGTTATTACGTGACAAATAGGGGTGACTATACTTCGATCACAAAAGTTATCTCAGTTAAACTTCCTACAGGTCTCATTGATGCATTGGACCAGCTTATCGAGAAGGGATACTTTCAGAATAGAAGTGATGCGATTCGAGAGGCAATCAGAAAACTCCTTAGCAGTTACAGGGAGATGGACACTGCTAGATTCGATCGAGGACTTCACTTAGGTATCCGTTAA
- a CDS encoding 5-formyltetrahydrofolate cyclo-ligase yields the protein MAERRPNYQKEKENIRRETWLTLEKYEVVTTPRPCYGKIPGFIGSSGVQTKLVKLEHFRTSSVIYTTPDVPMRVVREESLRRGKQVILSLPGLKGYVLLDSDKIPPHRLGYASTLRGALAMGEKIKWPENMKIDIVFIGSVAVNTNGARLGRGDGLYDLEYGILRELHVISERTPIVTIVHDLQVIEKKIPMLPHDVPADFIITPTRVLITSTPFPRPPGVIWESLSIEFIKSTPILRALFGIS from the coding sequence ATGGCAGAACGGCGTCCTAACTACCAGAAAGAAAAGGAGAATATTCGGAGGGAAACATGGCTTACCCTCGAAAAATATGAAGTAGTCACTACCCCGAGACCTTGTTATGGAAAAATACCAGGCTTCATTGGAAGCTCCGGCGTGCAAACTAAACTCGTAAAACTAGAACATTTCAGAACATCATCGGTGATCTACACCACTCCTGACGTCCCAATGAGAGTTGTACGCGAGGAATCACTCAGGAGGGGGAAGCAGGTAATCCTCTCCCTTCCCGGGTTAAAAGGCTATGTTTTACTGGATTCTGATAAAATACCCCCTCACCGACTAGGATATGCATCGACACTAAGAGGAGCCCTTGCCATGGGCGAGAAGATTAAATGGCCTGAGAATATGAAAATAGATATTGTGTTCATAGGTAGCGTGGCTGTAAATACTAACGGTGCAAGACTTGGAAGAGGCGACGGGCTCTACGACTTAGAATATGGAATACTCCGCGAACTTCACGTTATCTCCGAACGAACGCCCATAGTAACCATTGTCCACGACCTTCAGGTTATCGAGAAGAAGATCCCAATGCTGCCTCATGACGTCCCAGCAGATTTTATAATAACTCCTACGCGTGTATTGATTACATCCACACCCTTTCCACGACCTCCAGGAGTTATATGGGAATCCCTCTCTATCGAGTTCATCAAATCAACTCCTATACTCCGGGCTTTGTTTGGAATTTCATAG
- a CDS encoding archaemetzincin family Zn-dependent metalloprotease: MAEYAIKILSVGIPIEHIEWLENMLRLIFNASIVTDSKTITLGSLIGVYSEEREQLQADKLLDYLSEKIGVLPHQRVLVVIDGDGFVEGLNFVFGIAKPNWGGIVFTERLKPDLYGSTNSVQLFRARLLKESLHELGHSFGLPHCSRNCVMRFSNSVYDVDSKPATFCAQCQIRLNLEAPGLLRAR; this comes from the coding sequence ATGGCTGAATACGCTATAAAGATATTATCTGTAGGAATACCAATTGAACATATTGAGTGGCTAGAAAACATGCTGAGACTTATTTTCAATGCTTCGATCGTCACAGATTCGAAAACGATTACTTTAGGCTCGCTGATAGGGGTTTATTCAGAGGAGCGAGAACAGCTTCAGGCTGATAAACTTTTAGATTACCTCTCCGAGAAAATAGGCGTTTTACCCCACCAAAGGGTGCTGGTAGTGATTGATGGAGATGGATTCGTCGAGGGATTGAATTTTGTTTTCGGAATAGCTAAACCGAATTGGGGGGGAATAGTATTTACAGAAAGGCTTAAGCCAGATCTTTACGGTTCTACAAACTCTGTTCAACTGTTTCGTGCAAGATTGTTAAAGGAAAGCCTACACGAGCTCGGACATAGCTTTGGTCTGCCTCACTGCTCGCGGAACTGTGTTATGCGTTTTAGTAACTCGGTGTATGATGTAGATAGCAAGCCCGCGACTTTTTGTGCGCAATGTCAGATCAGGCTTAACTTAGAGGCGCCTGGATTGCTTAGAGCAAGATAA